Genomic window (Drosophila willistoni isolate 14030-0811.24 chromosome 2L unlocalized genomic scaffold, UCI_dwil_1.1 Seg196, whole genome shotgun sequence):
atttaaaatcttatttGCTAAACATTGTTAAGGAAAAAAGTTTAAGAGTGCGGATATTTTCACTTTAACAAACGACCGCAACATACCACCTGACAACCctagaaacaaacaaaagtgaTGAAGCCCAAAGACAGAACTATCCGAATGAGCACTCTCGTACTATGAAGTAACTTCGAACTAAAATTAACAATACTTAATTTAAGAACGGTaaacgaaaaaatatatatataaaattgacTTATTactattaattaatttaactaCGAAAAGGTTTAATCGACTTACCAGGTGAGATAATTAATCAATCTAACTTAAAGATAACTTAAGTTAACTTAAAGTATTTCAGCATACGgtaatttaaaattgtttttttttttttaattttttaaattattttcttgtttCACCGTCCGCAACTATGTCCGAccagaaaaaaataaacaataaattttcgctTCGAAATTTTGAATTCGCCCAAGTGTTCAAGTTTTCATCCCTGGCACTATAATCGAAAATATATCGATAGAAaatcgaaaattgaaaaaatcggcaaaagctagatttcagtgttgtcAAACGCTATTTTTATATGGCGCGTTTTTTGACCACCatggcaaccaaatattttactctgaattccactgctctggcagccgaatattgtattctaaactatatttgttctctaaaatcaagaaataatgtaaactcaacaatattttcgtttgttaAGGAATAGTGCGagcaaaagtttcaaaaagcccGCATATTCGAGTATCCGAAATTTGGCATCTGCTATAATTCcgttaaaaatataatttttcacaaaaacttttctctttcgtttcatatcaaatttatgtagtttaagcgcgttttgggcccgCGTAACtgaagtaaatatttaccaagaaaaatatcaatgaagctaacttcggctagcTCTGTCGGCAGCGTTTGTGCAGAGctgatttatattgactgtaacttttgttctatttatccgattgGATTGAAATTCATACCTTATGTCAACCAGGTTATAGATTGTTTAAATACCAAGTTTAATCCtaatagctcttaagatggctgagtaaaacgcctTTGCACCGACTAActgacatggctatatcaacccagcttctcatgctgatcaacaatatatatattctttgcgttacaaacatttaAAGGTTGtccaaattgaatttttcccTCCATGCAACGGTAAAAAATTTGAGTGGGCAAAATAGTGGGAGGTCGGTATAAAAAAATAGTATGAGGTCGGACTCCccatattaaaaatattggGAGTCGGTAACATCTTCGGTCACACTGACGTTGCGGGGTGGCTGCCGGGGTCCggaattaaatttatttctcaTATTTATACATTGTACAGAACCCTGTTGAAGTCTAATAAAATTATGGACGATCTTAATCCTTTGGCTGGCACCGCACATCTGCTGGAAGAAGTGGACAGTAAGCCAGAAGGCAAAAAGTGTCTGTGAAACCGTATTACATTCTCaagcattttgtttatttagaaaaattaatgGTTCTGCTGCGAGATGGAAGAACTTTAATTGGTTACCTGCGTTCTGTGGATCAGTTTGCAAACTTGGTTCTGCAACGTACCATAGAGCGCATACATGTGGGCAACGAGTATGGCGATATTCCCCGGGGTGTATTCATCATCAGAGGAGAGAATGTAGTACTCCTTGGGGAGATTGTAAGTGCTTACGCATTGATTATACCTAATATCTGAATTACAATTCTCTTTTTTCTACACTAGGATCGTGATAAGGAACAGAAACTGCCATTGAAAGAGATCTCTGTGGATGAAATCCTTGATGCACAACGTCGCGAGCAGGAACAGCGACAGGAAAAACACCGTTTGGTATCCAAAGCGTTAAAAGAACGCGGCTTGGCAGTTAACGCCGAGTTAATCAATGAGGACTTTTGCTAACTATTAACATTAAGCagcattaaattaaattccatttctgtttaatttctttatctttgctttaatgtattttttttttttgtactgcATTAAAAATCTAACTTAAAAAACACTACGTATCTTGCACAGAATGAGCTGAACCTTCGCCCGGACTTCTCGTCTCCTCCaccaatatatatttctcaAGTATCTGATACATTTCAACCTTAGCTTTAATTTTATGAACCCGGGACAGTTGACGGAGATAGGCGGCCACGGATTTGCAAAAGAAATCATCTTCAGTTTCAATTATTGACGTCGTATCTGATGAGACTCCCGTGCACGAGACATTAGTTTTCGTTTGATCCGTTATACACACCATGTATCCCAAATCCGATGAATGGCCACCGTGCTGTGCATTCACAGATACGcctgctgttggtgttgcaCTGGTGTTTGATGGTATCTCTTCACCTGGATTGATAGTGATTACATTCCGTGCCGCCTGCAAACTAGGCAAAACTTTTGCCTGCGTCGGTTCCTCCCCTACCACACTGTCCGTCATAAATTCTGCGTACGTATCTTCATTTTCCTCTTCCGGTTCATCTTCTTCCCCATCATCTGCTTCCACCAGAACCGAATATGTTTCTGATTGCACTTCCATCTTTGTTTCATAGTTGTGATCCTCGCTTTCTTCATAGGAAATATTTGCCTCGGTCTCGTCAATCATTGAATCCGAACTGGGTTGCACCTTTACAATTGATGGTTTGCGCATATCGACTGTAAGCCACCCAGAAGGTGTCTGATTACGATCCCTTCGATTGCGTTCTCTACGTTTCCTTACAAAATCTCTCAAAAAATCCATCTTTCTAAAAAAATCGTTGCGACCAAAATCACTGGTCGGATGCAGACGCATTTGCTTAAGTTCACGTGAGTAACGATCTCTTAGGCAAGTCCATCGGCGCCTGGCATCCGTTGGTGTTATATTAAGAATTTCTGCTACCTTCATCCAATCCTCAGTTTTACGGTGAGAGGCTCGAAAGGAGGGGAGTTGGGGATCATACAGCGAGGGTGTATCGCGTATGGTTCGTATAAGCAATACATCCGATTCGTCCAGTGGCCTGTGATGGGCACTCATCGTGCTTGgtctttttgtaattaatttcaattagcCGCCAAAAATAATTGGGGAAAATCGAGTATTTATTATGTTATGGAAAATTGtgttattttcatttgc
Coding sequences:
- the LOC6639870 gene encoding U6 snRNA-associated Sm-like protein LSm1, with amino-acid sequence MDDLNPLAGTAHLLEEVDKKLMVLLRDGRTLIGYLRSVDQFANLVLQRTIERIHVGNEYGDIPRGVFIIRGENVVLLGEIDRDKEQKLPLKEISVDEILDAQRREQEQRQEKHRLVSKALKERGLAVNAELINEDFC
- the LOC6639869 gene encoding uncharacterized protein LOC6639869 — protein: MSAHHRPLDESDVLLIRTIRDTPSLYDPQLPSFRASHRKTEDWMKVAEILNITPTDARRRWTCLRDRYSRELKQMRLHPTSDFGRNDFFRKMDFLRDFVRKRRERNRRDRNQTPSGWLTVDMRKPSIVKVQPSSDSMIDETEANISYEESEDHNYETKMEVQSETYSVLVEADDGEEDEPEEENEDTYAEFMTDSVVGEEPTQAKVLPSLQAARNVITINPGEEIPSNTSATPTAGVSVNAQHGGHSSDLGYMVCITDQTKTNVSCTGVSSDTTSIIETEDDFFCKSVAAYLRQLSRVHKIKAKVEMYQILEKYILVEETRSPGEGSAHSVQDT